atatgtttaatgtagtttttccattttttatgttgtatgtttacatattattttcttaaaataaaaatgtaaaatggtaatcttacatatgtttaatgtagtattttcatttttatgttgtatgttttacatatatttattattttcgaaattgtatataatgttttttgtttttttataaaacggtaatgttacattatgaagataagccatcttttttttaagtgaaaaatagtaatcttacatatgtttaatgtagtttttccattttttatgctgtatgtttacatattttttataaattttccaaaataagtaatattaaaatgtaaaactatattttatgccacgtgtcatcttttgggattatattatatatttacttattatttatttttccttatattgtgtatttctatttcttatactttctatttactaataattttatattttaagattgattttcattttaagatagatgtttaaatactaatgtattttttccatttttttaaattgtgtatttccttttcttatactttctatttgcgtaatatctatattttacattttaagatagatgtttaaatcttaatatactttttccattgtttttaagttgtgtatttctttttcttatactttatatttacttaatatctatattttacattttaatatagatgtttaatatttaatgtactctttccatttttttaaaattgtgcatttacttattattgtatatataattcgtatatttatatatttataatatttacttattatatattttttatatattgagtatttctctttcttatattttatatctagttaatgtctatattttatattttaagatagatgtttaaatctttacgtatttttccatttttaatgtaaaacggcaatgtttaatagaagaacttggacaaatagtcaaatagttatatttatgttttttttcttttttttataaaatggtaatgttacattatgaagataaaccgtttttttagtgaacaatggtaatcttacatatgtttaatgtaaagtttccatttttttatgttgtatgtttacatattattgttatttttaaatgtaaaatggtaatcttacatatgtttaatgtagtatttccatttttatgttgtatgttttacatatatttattatttttgaaattatatataattttttttgtttttttataaaacagtaatgttacattatggagataagccgtctttttttttaagtgaaaaataataatcttacatatgtttaatgtagtttttctattttttatgctgtatgtttacatattttttacaattttcgaaaataagtaatattaaaatgtaaaactatattttatgccacgtgtcatctttcgggagaaattttttccgctgatgtggacaccctatggagcctcatatgtttaatgtagtatttctatttttatgttgtatgttttacatatatttattatttttgaaattatatataatgttttttgtttttttttataaaacggtaatgttacattatggagataagccgttttttttaagtgaaaaatagtaatgttacatatgtttaatgtagtttttccattttttatgctgtatgtttacatatttttccctatggagcctcatatgtttaatgtagtatttctatttttatgttgcatgttttacatatatttattatttttgaaattatatataatgttttttgtttttttttataaaacagtaatgttacattatggagataagccgtcttttttttaagtgaaaatagtaatcttacatatgtttaatgtagtttttccatttttttatgctgtatgtttacatattttttacaattttcaaaaataagtaatattaaaagggcaaatcttcaaaatagcacttttctaagtttatatcacaaaaatagcactcaaaaactaaaatgaccaaaatagcattttatcttttgaaaaatttaaatttttttatttttcaaaatttgaaatcttatccccaaaacctcacttctcaactctaaaccctaaaacctaaactttaaaccctaaaccctaaattctaaatcctaaaccccaccccttgagtgctatttttgtgacttttggccttgagtgctagtttgggaacaaaaacttgagttagtgctattttggtatttttctcatattaaaatgtaaaactatatttaatgccacgtgtcatctttcgggagaaattttttccgctgatgtggacaccctatggagcctcaaaagcttccttttattagtagagattctgttggataattccaagcttgtggaaacttaacattttattagatgtttaatatgttaagataaacacaataaggaaacctagaaataggaaaaggaagtttctatttaggttaggtttgtgttttccatatcccacatgttaaagggaattgtctttcatataaatataggtctaatggagaggtgttccatatgatctaagagaaacatattgagagctttagttttgagtagtttctaaagttaataagaaaagttgttcttataattctttgtgtttctaagagattTGACATTCACAATATTTTCTCTTCAAAAACTTCCCAAGTCAGTCGATCCCTCGTATTCGGTGGAGAAAGGAAGAACAAACAGTATAAAATCCATTGTAAAGCCAACATACACATGATACAATTGAGTCATCGAGCCGGTCACAGTGAGAGCGGCAAAGCCGATGCTCATGGACCTTCTTCGTGAAACATGTTTTATGAGACACCATTTCTTAGTTATAGTCACGTCTATAGCAGAATTAATTTTGTACACCTTAAAATGCACTGCGAATTTCTACGTTGCTCATTTATTAGTTCACGAGGGTAAAAAGCAAGAATCGGGAAAAGCAAAAAGAAACACCAAACTGATTTaactaaaccgaaccaaaaccatATCAGACTTCCAAattagaaacaaagaaaaatcaaaatttgtggTTCAACTTTTCTGAATAAACTATGACAGTGGTTAAACCAAACCGGAAAACAAATATAGTGTAACAACTTCTTTTTTCTAAATACTACCAATATCAAACCGAACCATAAGCAATCCAAAAAGAGTTTTTAGGCTATGTGATAtctggtgttcaaaaaaaaaaaaggctatgTGATATCTATAAGTTTACTTCATTTCATTGTATTCTTTTATTTCCTGCAATCTGATCATTACaaaacctctttttttttttttgttatgccTCTACTTTACTTTGGTACTAGGTGATTCTTCCGTATTCATGCACgggaataaaattttaaaaataaataaattatagttgtgaaaaatatttggttttgtatgtttataggttttaagtaattttgtaatttgtttGTAAGATAAAAATTGTATTAAGTATCTTTATGTTCTCATCTTAATCAGATATGTGATTTGACATATAAtgttttgtattaatttaaCGATTCATTATGGTATGTTGATTTGcatctattattttaaattgatgatgattttttttgtttccatcaGGTTAAAATTGGTTTATTAGTAGGTAGTTCAGTTTATCTtcttatatttgtaaatatattttatataattttgtatagtttgatatatgttgttttgaaaatttaaaaataataaatattaaatcagaTATGCATTAATAGacataatttgtaatattttgaaaattattaaacatatataaatttatatataatagataattcaTAATAATTGGTTGATTTAATTGttcatattttgattggttttgcaatttatattttggtattgggttatatcatattttttttgttataattagactaaaataagaataatattgttaattatactttgtttagtttttactttggttgataaatatatatatatatatatatatacatatgtatatatatagagagatatatgtgattttataaatatatttcaataaaCTATATGtctatatttacaaatttatagatatttctttttgtttatcatttttagaaaaataatataatttacattttgtaaatatttaattgtattttttatgtGCTATTGTAAAAGGGAAATTTAAGCTAAAAATTAAGCTAAAAATTTAGTTAgtgaaaaaactaaaatttagttaaaaagtttattcaaattttatcaagaaaaaaggaaataaaaatagttgttattaacataaattatatataatacttttagctgttataaatgttttaaatgtaaaagtttgatatatttttatattaaagttattatttttattaaatcacatactttaaatataaaaattgatatatatttatatttaattaagatatttccttttatattaaattcctttttgatttgtataaatttaaattcgtttttattaagtttataaaagctatatgtttatatgaaatatattgTCTTTTCAGAATAAGGTGATTTGGAAACAAATATTAACAAAGAAAAggttaaataaaaatgttaataatgtcattataataattaatttaattcattaaagttATCATTGTAATTAATCATTTTAAGAATCAATGTGAAAGCTACACATAGAAAACTaactttttcaaataatattatagagatatttatagcgtaattttatatttaagtattattgtgCACTTATGTGCATTTACAGTCTTTATTAGTGGTTAAAATCTGATCACATCTTTTTCACACTCTGACCGTCAAGAACAATAAAGATGATAAGATACAAAGTAAAACCGTTTTCCTAAGTTTTCTAGTTTtcaaaacacgttttttttttttgcaaacttGAAAAGTTACTCCATTGTAACGCCGATCGGCCAATCTATCGGACGATCGATCGATCGTTGTCAAACATGGTCGATCAAATCCCAAATAAGGATCGACCGATCCTCGTTACTCTCTAGCACATCTCTACTTAATGATCCATTTTGTCCCAAATTATTGTCCAAATGCATTATTTCCTAACAAGTTAACATGTAATATAactgaaaagtgaaaacaataGAACTTTTCAAGAAGACTAAAATACCTTTAAATCAAtcattatttattcaaaactgAGTTTAAAAGTGTTAAAAGCACAACACGTCATTTTCCAAAAGCAATTCTTAACAAGTCTCTTTCAACTTTTCTAATCAGATCAATTGGCTTAGCTTCAAAACATTGGAACCCcacaaaaaaacatcaaactcaTGAAGAGTCTTGGTCTTCGGTTTAAAGGAAGAAAATGGAAATTGGAAATACCTACCAGTAATCATCACTAAACCACAAGTGTCATGTCTTTGCACAATAAAATTCACCCAACACCAACCTAACTTCCCTACAACTATCAATCTATCATCACATATTATATAACAcatgttgcacaaaaaaaaaatttacacacAAAGAGAGAGATATGTGTAAGAGACTAATTTGGCGTTGCCCACCAACCTAACTTCCCTACTACTTCATCAACAACTCATGTCCACTTTTGTTCAAGATTATTATTACAAACACGCCTCCCGCGTGAAAGTAAAACCGCAAACATCATAAGAAACATACAAACAGAAGCACTTCTGCCTTCACTACCGATTTGTGATGGAGAACAAGAAGAAGGCCAATCATGGAGATGGCTGGCATGATTGTGTCCTTCCTGTACATAGCCAAGTAGTGAAgatcaagaaagagtttgagaagGTTCATCAGCCGCAGATGCTGAGGGTGCTTCGCTATATCACAGGTCCACAGCGTTCCCATTCTCCTCTCGGGTTAGGGCAGAGAGACCGCAGACCTATCACCGTTGGAAAATTGATAACAAAGAAAGAGCAATGGATATAGGTTACTATCTGTGTATTTTAGGCTCTCTTTTGTCTTTCAATGTAAATATCTTTAGTTAATGTCATGAGTCTCCTATGTCAACAAATCTTTTGCTTCTCTGGGATAAACCACAACTAATTCATGGAGAAGGGCTCAGATAAGCTTAAACAGAGGTTTTGAAACAAGCAAAAAGACTAGATAACTTA
The nucleotide sequence above comes from Brassica napus cultivar Da-Ae chromosome A9, Da-Ae, whole genome shotgun sequence. Encoded proteins:
- the BNAANNG22460D gene encoding uncharacterized protein BNAANNG22460D, translated to MENKKKANHGDGWHDCVLPVHSQVVKIKKEFEKVHQPQMLRVLRYITGPQRSHSPLGLGQRDRRPITVGKLITKKEQWI